In Bombus pascuorum chromosome 13, iyBomPasc1.1, whole genome shotgun sequence, a single genomic region encodes these proteins:
- the LOC132913707 gene encoding facilitated trehalose transporter Tret1-like isoform X2 — protein sequence MTGTTDVFIPTKFPEGGGLDPGGSSPQQKARRLCNSQCRQWLACISATLTMVIVGTVYGWTTTSLLHLTSGTGGVPLTLTHDESSWIVSLTVLGSMIGSLVGAQFADRCGRKYCLLLCCSIYILGWLIIYAATSVPSLYVARVILGVGVGIAYTINPMYVSEIADINIRGAVGTLISVNVFTGSLLTCTLGLWLTYKSLLAVLGIISFISFLSNMCFPETPYFLAAKGRKKEAHKSLTYYKGIADPHEIKIALRALRPQTRRKLQPKAKSDLPSPSDLPSDFTSSSRKYFTSQSGSGFPSLSLRDLHPDVTWEVEDTEPMSDLHLPSSSDSPSISVIYSQVVCDVHPQPTGELCLQPSRESPELPVQPSSELHLPSTSEGHPPSTREIQPESTSDIQPESISELQPETKSEIYTRTRSDLRTQSSVDSCGSIESHEVYVEVTKQTWINKLRVLLRRSNRKALFIMLGMIMAQQLSGNFVTMQYLEVLFSNTKIGIKPNVATVLILAVGFISGSLSTLTVEFLGRRTLLILSTLGSCFTLSILATYLLLDQHKFDVSIVSSLPIIDLVIYQLMFQIGLGTIPNVLLCELFPTELKGFVGAIIVIFDGIIGFTVSKLYQVITDNVGSYSIYFIFATSCSFAFLMVYIWIPETKGKTYHEIEALLVGKNFYSSNEEVRNDRRDIHRS from the exons ATGACAGGAACTACGGATGTATTT ATTCCCACGAAATTTCCTGAGGGCGGTGGTTTAGATCCTGGCGGTTCATCACCGCAACAGAAAGCTCGTAGGCTCTGCAACTCACAATGCCGGCAATGGCTAGCATGTATTTCCG CAACGCTAACCATGGTCATAGTCGGTACAGTCTATGGATGGACAACGACTTCACTTCTGCATCTAACATCTGGGACCGGCGGCGTGCCGCTAACGTTAACACACGACGAATCTTCATGGATCGTTTCTTTAACAGTACTTGGCTCAATGATCGGTTCACTTGTGGGTGCCCAGTTTGCCGATCGCTGCGGTCGTAAATACTGCCTCCTTTTATGCTGCTCAATTTACATCTTAGGCTGGTTGATCATCTACGCCGCAACTTCTGTACCAAGCCTATACGTTGCTCGGGTGATTCTCGGTGTAGGCGTTGGTATTGCCTACACGATAAATCCCATGTACGTGTCAGAAATCGCCGACATCAACATCAGAGGCGCCGTAGGTACTCTAATCTCAGTGAACGTATTTACCGGGTCACTGCTAACCTGCACCTTAGGACTCTGGCTAACGTACAAGTCACTCCTGGCGGTTCTTGGAATAATATCCTTTATATCCTTCTTGTCGAACATGTGTTTCCCCGAAACTCCGTATTTCTTGGCAGCAAAAGGTCGAAAGAAGGAAGCACATAAGTCGTTAACATATTACAAAGGCATCGCAGATCCtcacgaaataaaaatcgcATTACGTGCTCTACGCCCACAAACCAGACGCAAATTACAACCAAAAGCCAAAAGCGATTTACCCTCACCCAGCGATTTACCTAGCGATTTTACGTCATCatccagaaaatattttacctcACAATCCGGAAGCGGTTTCCCCTCATTATCCTTACGCGATCTACACCCAGACGTCACGTGGGAAGTAGAAGACACAGAACCCATGTCCGATTTACATTTACCATCCAGTAGCGATTCACCATCCATATCCGTAATATACTCACAAGTCGTTTGCGATGTACACCCGCAACCCACAGGTGAATTATGCTTACAACCCTCGCGCGAGTCGCCCGAATTACCCGTACAACCCTCGAGCGAGTTACACCTACCATCCACAAGCGAAGGACACCCACCATCTACAAGAGAAATACAGCCAGAATCCACAAGCGACATACAGCCAGAATCCATAAGCGAATTACAGCCAGAAACCAAAAGCGAAATATACACACGAACCAGAAGCGATTTACGCACACAATCCAGTGTGGATTCATGCGGATCGATTGAGTCCCATGAGGTATACGTAGAAGTAACTAAACAAACCTGGATAAACAAGCTACGAGTACTACTACGGCGAAGCAACAGGAAAGCTCTGTTTATCATGCTTGGCATGATCATGGCACAACAACTTAGCGGAAACTTCGTCACTATGCAGTATCTGGAGGTGTTGTTTAGCAACACAAAGATCGGTATCAAACCAAACGTAGCGACGGTTTTGATTCTGGCTGTCGGCTTTATATCTGGCAGTTTATCCACCTTAACAGTGGAATTTCTTGGAAGAAGAACACTTTTGATTCTGTCTACGCTTGGGTCGTGTTTTACACTGAGTATTCTAGCAACATATCTTTTGTTAGATCAACATAAGTTTGACGTGTCCATTGTCTCTAGTCTTCCCATTATCGACCtagttatatatcaattaatgtttcaaattGGTTTAGGTACGATACCCAATGTTCTTCTATGCGAGTTATTTCCTACGGAACTAAAAGGCTTTGTTGGTGCCATTATTGTGATTTTCGATGGTATAATTGGTTTTACCGTGTCGAAACTGTATCAAGTGATTACCGATAATGTGGGATCGTATTCCATTTACTTTATCTTCGCGACATCGTGCTCTTTTGCATTTCTCATGGTGTACATATGGATACcggaaacaaaaggaaaaacatATCACGAGATTGAAGCGCTTCTAGTTggtaaaaatttctattcctcGAATGAAGAAGTTAGAAACGATAGAAGGGATATTCATAGATCATGA
- the LOC132913707 gene encoding facilitated trehalose transporter Tret1-like isoform X1, translating into MPHCFQVLSIMQIPTKFPEGGGLDPGGSSPQQKARRLCNSQCRQWLACISATLTMVIVGTVYGWTTTSLLHLTSGTGGVPLTLTHDESSWIVSLTVLGSMIGSLVGAQFADRCGRKYCLLLCCSIYILGWLIIYAATSVPSLYVARVILGVGVGIAYTINPMYVSEIADINIRGAVGTLISVNVFTGSLLTCTLGLWLTYKSLLAVLGIISFISFLSNMCFPETPYFLAAKGRKKEAHKSLTYYKGIADPHEIKIALRALRPQTRRKLQPKAKSDLPSPSDLPSDFTSSSRKYFTSQSGSGFPSLSLRDLHPDVTWEVEDTEPMSDLHLPSSSDSPSISVIYSQVVCDVHPQPTGELCLQPSRESPELPVQPSSELHLPSTSEGHPPSTREIQPESTSDIQPESISELQPETKSEIYTRTRSDLRTQSSVDSCGSIESHEVYVEVTKQTWINKLRVLLRRSNRKALFIMLGMIMAQQLSGNFVTMQYLEVLFSNTKIGIKPNVATVLILAVGFISGSLSTLTVEFLGRRTLLILSTLGSCFTLSILATYLLLDQHKFDVSIVSSLPIIDLVIYQLMFQIGLGTIPNVLLCELFPTELKGFVGAIIVIFDGIIGFTVSKLYQVITDNVGSYSIYFIFATSCSFAFLMVYIWIPETKGKTYHEIEALLVGKNFYSSNEEVRNDRRDIHRS; encoded by the exons ATGCCACATTGTTTTCAAGTGCTTTCTATTATGCAA ATTCCCACGAAATTTCCTGAGGGCGGTGGTTTAGATCCTGGCGGTTCATCACCGCAACAGAAAGCTCGTAGGCTCTGCAACTCACAATGCCGGCAATGGCTAGCATGTATTTCCG CAACGCTAACCATGGTCATAGTCGGTACAGTCTATGGATGGACAACGACTTCACTTCTGCATCTAACATCTGGGACCGGCGGCGTGCCGCTAACGTTAACACACGACGAATCTTCATGGATCGTTTCTTTAACAGTACTTGGCTCAATGATCGGTTCACTTGTGGGTGCCCAGTTTGCCGATCGCTGCGGTCGTAAATACTGCCTCCTTTTATGCTGCTCAATTTACATCTTAGGCTGGTTGATCATCTACGCCGCAACTTCTGTACCAAGCCTATACGTTGCTCGGGTGATTCTCGGTGTAGGCGTTGGTATTGCCTACACGATAAATCCCATGTACGTGTCAGAAATCGCCGACATCAACATCAGAGGCGCCGTAGGTACTCTAATCTCAGTGAACGTATTTACCGGGTCACTGCTAACCTGCACCTTAGGACTCTGGCTAACGTACAAGTCACTCCTGGCGGTTCTTGGAATAATATCCTTTATATCCTTCTTGTCGAACATGTGTTTCCCCGAAACTCCGTATTTCTTGGCAGCAAAAGGTCGAAAGAAGGAAGCACATAAGTCGTTAACATATTACAAAGGCATCGCAGATCCtcacgaaataaaaatcgcATTACGTGCTCTACGCCCACAAACCAGACGCAAATTACAACCAAAAGCCAAAAGCGATTTACCCTCACCCAGCGATTTACCTAGCGATTTTACGTCATCatccagaaaatattttacctcACAATCCGGAAGCGGTTTCCCCTCATTATCCTTACGCGATCTACACCCAGACGTCACGTGGGAAGTAGAAGACACAGAACCCATGTCCGATTTACATTTACCATCCAGTAGCGATTCACCATCCATATCCGTAATATACTCACAAGTCGTTTGCGATGTACACCCGCAACCCACAGGTGAATTATGCTTACAACCCTCGCGCGAGTCGCCCGAATTACCCGTACAACCCTCGAGCGAGTTACACCTACCATCCACAAGCGAAGGACACCCACCATCTACAAGAGAAATACAGCCAGAATCCACAAGCGACATACAGCCAGAATCCATAAGCGAATTACAGCCAGAAACCAAAAGCGAAATATACACACGAACCAGAAGCGATTTACGCACACAATCCAGTGTGGATTCATGCGGATCGATTGAGTCCCATGAGGTATACGTAGAAGTAACTAAACAAACCTGGATAAACAAGCTACGAGTACTACTACGGCGAAGCAACAGGAAAGCTCTGTTTATCATGCTTGGCATGATCATGGCACAACAACTTAGCGGAAACTTCGTCACTATGCAGTATCTGGAGGTGTTGTTTAGCAACACAAAGATCGGTATCAAACCAAACGTAGCGACGGTTTTGATTCTGGCTGTCGGCTTTATATCTGGCAGTTTATCCACCTTAACAGTGGAATTTCTTGGAAGAAGAACACTTTTGATTCTGTCTACGCTTGGGTCGTGTTTTACACTGAGTATTCTAGCAACATATCTTTTGTTAGATCAACATAAGTTTGACGTGTCCATTGTCTCTAGTCTTCCCATTATCGACCtagttatatatcaattaatgtttcaaattGGTTTAGGTACGATACCCAATGTTCTTCTATGCGAGTTATTTCCTACGGAACTAAAAGGCTTTGTTGGTGCCATTATTGTGATTTTCGATGGTATAATTGGTTTTACCGTGTCGAAACTGTATCAAGTGATTACCGATAATGTGGGATCGTATTCCATTTACTTTATCTTCGCGACATCGTGCTCTTTTGCATTTCTCATGGTGTACATATGGATACcggaaacaaaaggaaaaacatATCACGAGATTGAAGCGCTTCTAGTTggtaaaaatttctattcctcGAATGAAGAAGTTAGAAACGATAGAAGGGATATTCATAGATCATGA